TGAAAGTTTTTGGTATGTTGCTCTAGATGCATTTAAACAGAAAACAGGTAAAGAGCTATATGATTATATAGATTATAATAAATTTAAAACAAGTGAAGGTAATTATCCTCAGTTTAAATTTGATTGGAGTGAAGAGAGACCAGAAACAATGAAAGTGATTTGCCCAAATCTTTACTCTAAATTATGGAATTAAATCAAATGCATATTAAAAACTACATAAACGGCGAATTTGTAAATCCAATAAATGGAAATTACATTGATAATTACAATCCTTCAATAGGTGAAGTATATGGTCAAATTCCTAATTCATCAAAAGAAGATGTTGAAGCTGCATATAATTCTGCCAAATCTGCCTTTAGGCAGTGGTCAGAAACAACCTTAGACCAAAGAAGTAAAATATTATCGAAGATTGCGGAATTAATAAAAGAGAAATTATCTTTTTTAGCAGAAGCAGAATCTAAAGACAACGGAAAGCCAATTAGTTTAGCAAAACAGATTGACATTCCAAGGGCAGCAAGTAATTTTCAGTTTTTTGCAAATGCCATTACCCAGTTTTCATCAGAAGCGCATGAAAGTGTCGGTTTAAATGCGATGAATTTCACCTTGCGTCAACCAATTGGTGTGGTAGGCTGTATTTCTCCATGGAATTTACCGCTGTATTTATTTACGTGGAAAATTGCTCCGGCAATTGCAGCAGGAAACTGTGTGGTAGCAAAACCAAGTGAAGTAACACCAATGACAGCTTATTTATTAGGAGAAATCTGTAATGAGGCTGGTCTCCCAAAAGGAGTCTTAAATATTGTCCACGGTTTAGGAGGTTCAACAGGACAAGCAATTGTAGCACACCCGAATATTAAAGCAATTTCATTTACAGGAGGAACAACAACAGGAGCGCATATTGCACGAGTAGCAGCGCCAATGTTTAAGAAGTTATCTCTAGAGTTGGGAGGGAAGAATCCGAATTTAATTTTTGCAGATTGCGATTACGATAAAATGTTAGCAACCACAGTTAGATCGTCGTTTGCAAATCAAGGTCAGATTTGTTTATGCGGAAGTAGAATTTTTGTGGAAGAGAAAATCTATGAAAAATTCAAAAAAGATTTCGTTCAAAAAGTATCTCAATTAAAAGTTGGGAATCCGGCAAGTAACGATACAAATATTGGAGCCTTGGTATCTAAACAGCATTTAGAAAAAGTAAAATCATATATTGATATTACTGAACAAGAAGGAGGTAAGATTCTTTTTGGAGGCGAAACTGTGACTGTCACCGACAGTGAAAACGGATATTATTTACAACCTACAATAATTGAAGTAACGGATAATAAATGTCGATTGAATCAAGAAGAAATTTTTGGACCAGTTGTTACTATTATGCCTTTTAAAACAGATGAAGAAGCGTTAGCATTAGCAAACGATGTAAAGTATGGATTATCTGCAACACTTTGGACAAATAATCTAAACAGAACGATGCAAATATCAAAACAAGTTCACGCAGGAATTGTTTGGGTAAATACATGGTTGTTACGAGATTTAAGAACTCCGTTTGGAGGACAAAAAGAAAGTGGTGTAGGACGCGAAGGAGGTTTTGAAGCATTGCGCTTTTTTACCGAACCTAAAAACATTTGTATACATTATGAATAAAGAAATACGACAAAAATTTATTGAAGTTTGTAACGAGAAAATTGCAAAAAAGGGAGATAATGTAGGTTTGTCTTTCTACGCATTTTTCAAGAATAAAAATGACAATCCAAAGCTTTTAATGGAAGTTGCAAAATGGTGGATTGAAACACATCAGTTAGATCATTTTGAAAAAGCAGTAAAGATTAAAGCAATGATTGAAAATAGTTAATGGTATAAAGTTATGACAAATAATATAGGATTGATATTAATTGATATTCAAAAAGGATTTGACGAAGAAGAGCATTGGGGAGGGAATAGAAATAATAAAAAAGCAGAACAAAACTGTAAGAAAATACTAGATATTTGGAGAGCTCTTAAACAACCAGTTTTTCATATTGTTCATAGTTCTCAAGATCCTACTTCTAAATTACATGAATCAAATAAAGGGTATGAAATAAAAGATTTAGTAAAGCCGATAGACGGAGAACCTGTTATAAAAAAGAATGTTAATAGTGCATTTATTGGCACTGATTTAAAAGAAAGGTTAGATAATCAAGAAATTAAAAAGCTAGTTATTGTAGGTTTAACAACGAATCATTGTGTATCTACTTCTACTAGAATGGCAGGTAATTATGGATATGATGTGTATTTAATTTCAGATGCAACAGCAACTTTCGATAGAGTAGGAGTTAATGGTGAAGTTTTTCCTGCCGAAATAATACATCAAACTACACTAGCAAATTTGCATAAAGAATTTGCTACAGTTATTAATACAGAAGAAGTAATATCAATGTTCTAAATTGAAATAAATGAATTTAAATATACAAAATAAAAACGCCTTAGTTTGCGGTAGTACACAAGGAATAGGAAAAGCATCAGCATTTGGTTTAGCATCCGAAGGTGTAAATGTAACGTTGATTGCTCGTAATGAAGAAAAGCTTAAAAAAGTTTTAGCAGCATTACCAAATAACAATCAAAATCATAGTTATATAGTTGCTGATTTTTCGAATCCGAAGGAATTAAAAGAAAGAATTGAAGCATCAAAATTAAACTTTCATATTTTGGTGAATAATACGGGAGGTCCTGCGGGAGGCCCTATTTTTAATGCTGAGTTAGCTGAGTTTGATAGCGCTTTTACACAGCATTTAAAATGTAACCATGTTTTGGTACAAGCAGTTGTTCCGTTTATGAAAGAAGCAGGTTTTGGTAGAGTTATTAATGTAATATCTACTTCTGTAAAACAACCTTTAGATGGTCTTGGGGTTTCTAATACGATTCGTGGAGCTGTTGCAAGTTGGTCTAAAACATTAGCAAATGAACTAGGTCAGTTTAATATTACGGTAAATAATGTGTTGCCAGGAGCTACAGGAACAGAAAGGTTAAAAGAAATTATAAACAATAAAGCAGCAAAAACAGGACTGTCTGTTGATGAGGTTTCAACAAATATGATGAACGCGTCACCAGCAAAACGTTTTGCAAAGCCAGAAGAGATTGCCAATGCAGTGGTTTTTTTAGCAAGTGAAAGTGCAAGCTTTATTAATGGTGTTAATGTTCCTGTTGACGGTGGAAGAACAAAATCTTTGTAGATATATAGAATCAAAAATCAAACAATCATGAGCAAGTTAGTACAGCCTTTAAATTTTAAGAAGTGGATTGATGAAAACCGTCATTTATTAAAACCACCAGTGGGTAATAAACAGGTGTGGGATAATGGCGAATATATTGTAATGGTTGTTGGTGGGCCAAATAACAGAAAGGATTATCATTATAATGAAACGCCCGAGTTTTTTTATCAAGTAGAGGGAGATATGATTTTAAAAATCATTGATGCTAAAGGAGAAATGATTGATGTAGAAATTAATGAAGGAGATATTTATTTATTACCAGGAAAAGTACCGCATTCTCCACAGCGAAAAGAAAATACGGTTGGATTGGTGATTGAATATCCACGTGATGAAGGAATGTTAGATGCATTAGAATGGTATTGTGAAAAATGCAATACTCAACTTTATAGAGAAGAATTTGCATTAGACAATATTGTAACCGATATGCCTATTATTTTTGATACCTATTATTCTGATACTAAAAAATGTACTTGCTCTAA
This genomic stretch from Tenacibaculum sp. Bg11-29 harbors:
- a CDS encoding aldehyde dehydrogenase is translated as MHIKNYINGEFVNPINGNYIDNYNPSIGEVYGQIPNSSKEDVEAAYNSAKSAFRQWSETTLDQRSKILSKIAELIKEKLSFLAEAESKDNGKPISLAKQIDIPRAASNFQFFANAITQFSSEAHESVGLNAMNFTLRQPIGVVGCISPWNLPLYLFTWKIAPAIAAGNCVVAKPSEVTPMTAYLLGEICNEAGLPKGVLNIVHGLGGSTGQAIVAHPNIKAISFTGGTTTGAHIARVAAPMFKKLSLELGGKNPNLIFADCDYDKMLATTVRSSFANQGQICLCGSRIFVEEKIYEKFKKDFVQKVSQLKVGNPASNDTNIGALVSKQHLEKVKSYIDITEQEGGKILFGGETVTVTDSENGYYLQPTIIEVTDNKCRLNQEEIFGPVVTIMPFKTDEEALALANDVKYGLSATLWTNNLNRTMQISKQVHAGIVWVNTWLLRDLRTPFGGQKESGVGREGGFEALRFFTEPKNICIHYE
- a CDS encoding DUF6500 family protein, encoding MNKEIRQKFIEVCNEKIAKKGDNVGLSFYAFFKNKNDNPKLLMEVAKWWIETHQLDHFEKAVKIKAMIENS
- a CDS encoding cysteine hydrolase family protein, with translation MTNNIGLILIDIQKGFDEEEHWGGNRNNKKAEQNCKKILDIWRALKQPVFHIVHSSQDPTSKLHESNKGYEIKDLVKPIDGEPVIKKNVNSAFIGTDLKERLDNQEIKKLVIVGLTTNHCVSTSTRMAGNYGYDVYLISDATATFDRVGVNGEVFPAEIIHQTTLANLHKEFATVINTEEVISMF
- a CDS encoding SDR family oxidoreductase, with translation MNLNIQNKNALVCGSTQGIGKASAFGLASEGVNVTLIARNEEKLKKVLAALPNNNQNHSYIVADFSNPKELKERIEASKLNFHILVNNTGGPAGGPIFNAELAEFDSAFTQHLKCNHVLVQAVVPFMKEAGFGRVINVISTSVKQPLDGLGVSNTIRGAVASWSKTLANELGQFNITVNNVLPGATGTERLKEIINNKAAKTGLSVDEVSTNMMNASPAKRFAKPEEIANAVVFLASESASFINGVNVPVDGGRTKSL
- a CDS encoding 3-hydroxyanthranilate 3,4-dioxygenase, which gives rise to MSKLVQPLNFKKWIDENRHLLKPPVGNKQVWDNGEYIVMVVGGPNNRKDYHYNETPEFFYQVEGDMILKIIDAKGEMIDVEINEGDIYLLPGKVPHSPQRKENTVGLVIEYPRDEGMLDALEWYCEKCNTQLYREEFALDNIVTDMPIIFDTYYSDTKKCTCSNCGTVMQAPKKIK